Genomic window (Oncorhynchus masou masou isolate Uvic2021 chromosome 9, UVic_Omas_1.1, whole genome shotgun sequence):
gtagaaaatagtcacgtaaaacccttgaatgagtaggtgtgtccaaacttttgactggtactgtaaatgtcaatgagATGAAGTGCAGAAAAGCAGacactctatctctctttctcgctctcttcattttgtctgtctcttcttatctctctctccctttctctttttctctttagctgactgactgagaacTCACTGACTAGACATTCAATCTCACTCATTGTTACAGGCCCTTATATACTCTACTGGTTGTGCTTTTATTTTGTCTAGATCAGGCCACATCAGACGTGTCCCATAgtgaaggtctgtgtgtgtttatgtatgctaGACTGTGTACACATCTATAACACTCTCTATCAGACACAGAAAGTTGAGAGGTCATTGAAAGAGACTGGAGTAGGGGATTGCAATTGAGGGGATGACAAGCAATGGAGGAATTCTGATTGGAGAAAATAAAGCTGCTGAGAGTGCGAGGCTGTCCATCAGTCCTGCTGCTTGTGACCTGTCAGTCCGTCCATACGTCTCTCcgttcgtctgtctgtctgtctgtctgtctgtctgtctgtctgtctgtccatggtCCTATGGTGGGGTGGGTTAgagttggagtgggtctaggtgtCTAGGGAAGTCCTGTGCTCCTACGGACTCCCACTGTAGGAGTAGTCTGCCTTGTTGTGCATCACCAGCTTGTTGTCCACAAAGTAGAAGCTGTCGGACTGCGTTTTGTATGGGTGCAGGATCATCTCGCGCactgaggaagaagaggaaggacacgtcagtgtgtgaatttgagtgagtgtgtgtgtcgtaTGGGTACAGGAAGTGCATGTATGCATGCGTGctatgtctgtgtctctgtttctacGTGCGTCTATActcactgatgtcctctgacagAGGGGGGAACTCGTAGATGTGTTCGCATGTGTTCTTGCTGCTGGGCATACAGAAACCAAACTCAAAATCAAAGCTCTTGAGGAGCTGCTCTCTGAAGTAGTGCCTCTCAATCATCCTGAAGTTGTTGATGGGCATGTCTCCCACTGTGAACTCCACACTGtgtgagagaggacagggggacagagcgATCTGATCAACTATTGGAAACACACTTACACATCATTTGTTTGTTATAGTTTGTTGCAGAACCAAAGTGTAATTCCATGTTTCCTCATTCCCCCTCTACAGTAGCCCTTTCATTCAAATGACTAGTGGCCTTgtgtggaatgttattcatatttttcataatttcataataaaCATTAATTTAAATAAACAGCAGAAAATCTGGTGTTTTGATGCCAAACTGTTTTGCTGtgtttcagtcttctgtgatgtatataaagtgtaatattgggatgaaaACTCAGAATgtaaaaatgtaatacatttcaactctacatctgacatggtacaggtgtcttcttttgtTTAAGCCCATAACCTTGTGTGTGAGGTGTCTATGCTGGTTTCAATGTAGATGTGTTTAAGACCACCAATAAACACTCTGTgagaccctgatttagcccactgcagtgaaACGTTCATTAATAACAACTGGCCTGACTGTCCtttttctcatctctctttctctctttctttctccctcaccctgcctccttttttctctctctctccctctctctttctccccctactGTGTAGCCTTCCTGCCTCCTTGGTATctgtcacacacaaacatgcacgcaAGCAcgtaggcacgcacacacacaccacctctcacTCTCTGAGAATAGCCCTCCCCATCTGTCTCCTCTCAGAAGAGAACAGCAGGGCACTGACTGGCCACCGCTCCACCACCCTTACACACCCACACAGGCGGCCATCTTAGCTGTGACTTACGTGGCGCCGACCTGGCGCAGCTGCAGGAAGGCAGGGGTGAACTGGTAACGGACGAAGCGGCCTCCGTTGGGGTCAAAATCCTTCTTTTCGCCTGCTGCCATAGTGTCACAAAAGATACCGCGTTAAACAAGCCTGCTGTTTTGAAGcacagtctctctgctgtgtaccTCTCTGAATAGACACTGTTTCAGAGCCTTAGATGATCAACTCACACAGTGAAATACCACCTTCTTAGTAGAGACCAAGCTAATAGGAGTAATTTGTTCATGAATCATGCATATTACTGCCTGGGCCTAGTTAACCCAGAGGTATATgctgctcacacatacagtaggtCTTAAAACCTCTTCGTTATCAGAGGCTATGACCTGTAGTTTAGTGCCACAAGTCATATATCCAAGGCTCTAATAAGAGAAAAAATTGTTAACATGAATATAAGAATATGAATATGTTAGGGAACACAAATACTAATGGTTATATTTAGCACAGAACAGGCCTATTACTGAGCTGGTGCTGTTGGTTTGGTGATCTCACCGTCCCTGTCTCCATGTCTTGATTAAATATATTACCAACATATAGCTCATACACAGTACATGCATCTAATATCTGTGCTGTTTAATACGGTAGTTTCGACATAGCCCATACCTGGTACAGGGGGTTTAGTGATCTCAAACAGCACCGTCCCTGTCTCCATGTCTCGGATCTTGAACCGTGTGAAGTCGATCATGTGAACATTCTCCTCTGGGGAACATAGGTAGTCTGAAACAGAAAGGGGACAGAGCACATTTTAGTCTGAATTCAGGAGGGCTACATATTCTACAGAACACCTTtcagtctgaatacaggaggtctacatactctacagaacacctttCAGTCTGAATTtcagtctgaatacaggaggtctacaggagggctacatactctacagaacacctttcagtctgaatacaggaggtctacaggagggctacatattctacagaacacctttcagtctgaatacaggagggctaCATATTCTACAGAACAGACCTTtcagtctgaatacaggaggtctacaggagggctacatactctacagaacacctttCAGTCTGAATGCATACAGGAgggctacatactctacagaacacctttcagtctgaatacaggaggtctacaggagggctacatattctacagaacacctttcagtctgaatacaggagggctacatattctacagaacacctttcagtctgaatacaggaggtctacaggagggctacatactctacagaacacctttcagtctgaatacaggagggctacatactctacagaacacctttcagtctgaatacaggagggctacatactctacagaacacctttcagtctgaatacaggaggtctacaggagggctacatactctacagaacacctttcagtctgaatacaggaggtctacaggagggctacatactctacagaacacctttcagtctgaatacaggaggtCTACAGGAGGGCTATTCATTTCAGTCTCTACAGAACACCTTtcagtctgaatacaggagggctacatactctacagaacacatttcagtctgaatacaggagggctacatactctacagaacacctttCAGTCTGAATACAGGGgggctacaggagggctacatactctacagaacacctttcagtctgaatacaggagggctaCAGAACACATTTCAAtctgaatacaggagggctacatactctacagaacacctttcagtctgaatacaggagggctacatactctacagaacacccTTCAGTCTGAATACAGGGgggctacaggagggctacatactctacagaacacctttcagtctgaatacaggagggctacatactctacagaacacatttcagtctgaatacaggaggtctacaggtctgaatacaggagggctacatactctacagaacacctttcagtctgaatacaggagggctacatactctacagaacacattTCAGTCTGAATCTTGTTAtgtctactctacagaacacctttcagtctgaatacaggaggtctgctggtctttttagaaCACCTTCTCTGAATACTCTCATTCTTTtcagtctgaatacaggagggcgACATATTCCCCAGAACTAGTCtgattcactctttcccacctttCAGTTAATACAGGAGGACTCATATCCCACTTTCTGAATacaggtctctatttctctctcagttcagtcTGAATACTACTTTCAGTGtctctgattcttgtttgtgaaCACCTTTTTCTGAATACAGGGGGCTACAgacatactctacagaacacctttcagtctgaatacaggagctactctacagaacacatttcagtctgaatacaggagggcgacatactctacagaacacctttCAGCTTCCACCTTGAACACCTTTCAGTCTGTACAGGAGTCCGAACACTTTCAGTCTGAATACAGGTGCATCCTGAACATTATCTACTAAGGAGGGCTACATCTTTTTGTTCCAtctgactacgttggaagaggacaTTTACAGAACATTCCTTTTTtacattaaagaactctgttttcagtctgaatacaggaggtTACAGGAGGGCTTCACTCAAGTACAGAACATTtcagtctgaatacaggagggctacatactctacagaacacctttCAGTCTGAATACAGGGAgggctacatactctacagaacacatttcagtctgaatacaggagggctacatactctacagaacacctttcagtctgaatacaggagggaaCACCTTtcagtctgaatacaggagggctacatactctacagaacacctttcagtctgaatacaggagggctacatactctacagaacacccTTCAGTCTGAATACAGGGgggctacaggagggctacatactctacagaacacatttcagtctgaatacaggagggctacatactctacagaacacctttcagtctgaatacaggagggctacatactctacagaacacctttcagtctgaatacaggagggctacatactctacagaacacatttcagtctgaatacaggagggctacatactctacagaacacatttcagtctgaatacaggagggctacatactctacagaacacccTTCAGTCTGAATACAGGGgggctacaggagggctacatactctacagaacacatttcagtctgaatacaggagggctacatactctacagaacacctttcagtctgaatacaggagggctacatactctacagaacacatttcagtctgaatacaggagggctacatactctacagaacacatttcagtctgaatacaggagggctacatactctacagaacacatttcagtctgaatacaggagggctacatactctacagaacacatttcagtctgaatacaggagggctacatactctacagaacacctttcagtctgaatacaggagggctacatactactctacagaacacatttcagtctgaatacaggagggctacatactctacagaacacctttcagtctgaatacaggagggctacatactctacagaacacctttcagtctgaatacaggagggctacatactctacagaacacatttcagtctgaatacaggagggctacatactctacagaacacatttcagtctgaatacaggagggctacatactctacagaacacatttcagtctgaatacaggagggctacatactctacagaacacctttcagtctgaatacaggagggctacatactctacagaacacctttCAGTCTAAATACAGGAGGGCaacatactctacagaacacctttCAGTCTGAATACAGGGgggctacaggagggctacatactctacagaacacctttcagtctgaatacaggagggctaCAGAACACAttttgtctgaatacaggagggctgcaggagggctacatactctacagaacacattTTAGTCTGAATACACGAgggctacatactctacagaacGACTTTtagtctgaatacaggagggctacatactctacagaacacatttcagtctgaatacaggagggctacatactctacagaacacctttCACTCTGAATACAGGGGGGCTACATACTATTTTAGTCAAAGGAATGAACAGTAGAAAGACAATGTATACTTTTACCATACTTTGTTTACATTCATGAACATTCTTGAATTGTCAACCTCTTACATACAAATAGACCAGAAATGTTTAAGATATTAGTGTAAAAGTTCACTTTTATCAAGTAAAGGAATATAAAAGCATGAAACTTGGTACAATTGTACATCTGGACTACAAGTAATGATCTCTATGTTATAGGACCATTATGCAGCTGTTACAGCCTTGTGCACAATGATTAGGCTCTTCCAAAACATGTCCCTTCACTAAGCACTCTGACCCTGCCCCATCCAGCCACTTGGCCAGCCTGTCAGATCCTCacctaacagagagacagaaagagctaTTTTTACTCCTCTAATCTTTGCATCTGCCAAGATGTGACACTGACAATAACCACAGTCTTATAGTCACTGGAGAACTTCTCTGTGATAACATGCAGGCCCACAGTGTTTTGTGTCACACTAACAGAACTGACAGTTTGGAATCTGAGACACTTCTATAAGACCCTCTCACAGAACTGACAATTTGGAATATGTGGACAAGCAAAACAATTAGGACAGAAATCGAACACTAACCAACACGTCTGGTTCCAATACGGCTCAGTTGGTTGGAGCATGGTGTCGGCACAACCAGGGCAACACCAGGGTGCCAGCCAACTTAACCTAAGGTTCGGGTCGAGGGTACTGTACGCTGATCCCAcactccaaaagggttcttcgtctGTCCCCATAaaataacccttttggttccaggtagaaccctttttggttccatgtagaaccctctctgtggaaATGGTAACACATGAaaaccaaaagagttctacctggaactaaaagggttcttcaataggttctcctatggggaaagGCTAAGAACCTTtctaggttctagatagcacccttTTTGCAGATCTGTGCCCAAGGGACAGCATCTACAGCCCTGTGGCATACACTCACCTCCCCACAGGCTGTGGATTAGGACTAAGAGGCTTACATTGTTTCACCGTCACATGGACAGATTGGAAGACGCTAAGGGGATTTGGGGAAACTATAGCTTTTGCTGTATTATAACCCCCATTCCTTCGACACCACCCCACAAATTGACCACTGCACACCTTTCATACACCCCTCCCTACCTGCATCCTATTAAAAAATACAGGTGGGCACCTGCCTCTAAGCCTTTGATATAGTTTCATGTCAAAACTGTACTGAGGTAGAATAGTAAGAGCACATTCTAGTAAGATTTTAGtgagccctcacacacacacacacacacacacacacacacacacacacacacacacacacacacacacacacacacacacacacacacacacacacacacacacacacacacacacacacacacacacacacacacacacacacacgcaaaacaTACACTGTGTGCACAGATACACgtatgcacgcacacaaacactctccccccccctctctacttACCTAAGGAACCAGGAACCAGATGGACCAAACTGGCTAGCCAATGGCCAGGAGATATTTTTAGCCTTCCTGTTACCTAGCTGTGCtacatggagagaggggaggtgtcTCTATGTGTATGTGAGTATgcatggttttgtgtgtgtgtgtgcatacgtgtgtgtgtgtgtgtgtgtgtgtgtgtgtgtgtgtgtgtgtgtgtgtgtgtgtgtgtgtgtgtgtgagagagcggaggaggagggagtgatggaCTCAAAGGGCCTTCACACAAATCTGCTGAGGTCTTAAGGCGATGCCCCCTGTTCCTTGCTCCGGCTCTGGTGTTGTTAGGGTCATTAATATAATTGGCAGCAGGCTTTggactcttctgtgtgtgtgtgtgtgtgtgtgtgtgtgtgtgtgtgtgtgtgtgtgtgtgtgtgtgtgtgtgtgtgtgtgctgtgcagATGGCAGTAATTCCCTTGTGAGTTGTGACTGGGTCTCCTGGCTACTTTCCAACTCACCTACTACCCACCTATCATTATAATCCACACCACAGAACTACTACACCAGATAGGTAAAAAcgatgtatactgtatgtgtgtgtgtgcgggcgtgTGTATTCTCTACTGGTGGGGCAATGGACATTTTTAATAGGTAAGGCCATGGGTCTATGTCTAAGGCCAGAAAGGTGAGAGTACAGTTGATGGGACATAACCGGAAGTCAGTCCAGCCCCACTACATCACATGCCTGCTGGAATAACAGGCCAGTCAACATATTTATTGTACATGTAAGCAGCTCTCCAACTTAAACCAGCAACCACAAACTGTCATTTTTACTTCTGAGCCCAACATACTGTAAGCTCTGAGGGTTACAAAATAACTCCAATTGATGTGAGGCTCATCTGTACTACTGAACTATggcaagtttcaagttttatttaacaaatgcacaagtacagtgacaTGCTTTACTTGAAATCCAACAGTGCTGTACTCAATATCAAACTAGTATAAAAAAACTACAAAAACACAAAAAATAAGACAAAAACAGAAGAATGTCAGCTATATTCAGGGTCAGTGTCAATACCAAATTCACAATGTGCAAggatactggagtattgaggtagatacactgcattaccaaaagtatgtggacacctgctcgttgaacatctcattccaaattcatgggcattcattttttacctttatttaaccaggcaagtcagttaagaacatattcttattttcaatgacggcctgggaatagtgggttaactgcctgttcaggggcagaacga
Coding sequences:
- the LOC135546388 gene encoding protein unc-119 homolog A-like, encoding MSYYCTSTEAVCNSQDAPNGSARKAATNNTNRGSEGLESSSSTSSRQSQPQPLVAMKVKKGCNSTDAGVPVTSEEELLRNPVISPEDVLGLQKITENYLCSPEENVHMIDFTRFKIRDMETGTVLFEITKPPVPAGEKKDFDPNGGRFVRYQFTPAFLQLRQVGATVEFTVGDMPINNFRMIERHYFREQLLKSFDFEFGFCMPSSKNTCEHIYEFPPLSEDIMREMILHPYKTQSDSFYFVDNKLVMHNKADYSYSGSP